From the genome of Uranotaenia lowii strain MFRU-FL chromosome 1, ASM2978415v1, whole genome shotgun sequence, one region includes:
- the LOC129738834 gene encoding uncharacterized protein LOC129738834 isoform X2 produces the protein MLLPLISSPWKLGLVIFLLVASCTQANIDHPSAKYSKKTLSRHTRALGFFQKVATMGRLLYQQYNDTTWTLQNVYDILSNEFTDTYTTTTPNPRLPTTTVDPSTSTTPKYRISRAELGRILNRNYRGLQKLFRLEWNEAWNNTKYNIEAYRRELKNPVNATTAKP, from the exons ATGCTGCTACCCCTTATAAGTTCCCCCTGGAAGTTGGGACTAGTGATATTCCTCCTGGTGGCCAGTTGTACCCAGGCAAACATAGACCACCCTTCGGCCAAATATAGCAAGAAAACG CTTTCTCGACACACACGTGCGCTTGGCTTCTTCCAGAAGGTTGCCACCATGGGCAGGCTACTCTATCAGCAGTACAACGACACCACCTGGACCCTGCAGAACGTGTACGACATCCTGAGCAACGAGTTCACCGACACCTACACCACCACCACCCCCAAT CCACGGCTACCGACGACAACGGTGGATCCATCGACGAGCACCACTCCAAAATACCGAATTAGTCGTGCGGAACTTGGTCGAATTCTGAACCGGAACTACCGAGGCCTTCAGAAGCTGTTTCGATTAGAGTGGAACGAAGCGTGGAAT aACACCAAGTATAACATCGAAGCGTACCGGAGAGAGCTGAAAAATCCGGTCAATGCAACCACTGCTAAACCTTAA
- the LOC129738834 gene encoding uncharacterized protein LOC129738834 isoform X1 has protein sequence MSPRPHFPIPRSRMLLPLISSPWKLGLVIFLLVASCTQANIDHPSAKYSKKTLSRHTRALGFFQKVATMGRLLYQQYNDTTWTLQNVYDILSNEFTDTYTTTTPNPRLPTTTVDPSTSTTPKYRISRAELGRILNRNYRGLQKLFRLEWNEAWNNTKYNIEAYRRELKNPVNATTAKP, from the exons CCCTCGACCCCACTTCCCCATTCCCCGCTCCAGAATGCTGCTACCCCTTATAAGTTCCCCCTGGAAGTTGGGACTAGTGATATTCCTCCTGGTGGCCAGTTGTACCCAGGCAAACATAGACCACCCTTCGGCCAAATATAGCAAGAAAACG CTTTCTCGACACACACGTGCGCTTGGCTTCTTCCAGAAGGTTGCCACCATGGGCAGGCTACTCTATCAGCAGTACAACGACACCACCTGGACCCTGCAGAACGTGTACGACATCCTGAGCAACGAGTTCACCGACACCTACACCACCACCACCCCCAAT CCACGGCTACCGACGACAACGGTGGATCCATCGACGAGCACCACTCCAAAATACCGAATTAGTCGTGCGGAACTTGGTCGAATTCTGAACCGGAACTACCGAGGCCTTCAGAAGCTGTTTCGATTAGAGTGGAACGAAGCGTGGAAT aACACCAAGTATAACATCGAAGCGTACCGGAGAGAGCTGAAAAATCCGGTCAATGCAACCACTGCTAAACCTTAA